One Natrinema longum genomic window carries:
- a CDS encoding MBL fold metallo-hydrolase: MDRISLGNDEFEGRNNAYVLADDTDDELALVDTGVAIDPVRQDLREGLAERGYEFADVDDIVLTHFHVDHAGLAGEIQAESDATVYVHEADAPLVAQDPDAVAAVEDRRRQLLEQWGVPAAAREELLGFFESADIEGQPAEPTPIADGDVLEVGGRSLETVHAPGHAAGLCCFETESGDEAFVGDAVLPVYTPNVGGADVRVQRPLEKYVATLERFVDREYDRVWPGHRDPIDEPTDRAETILEHHRERAETILELLGEHGPADAWTISERLFGALEGIHIIHGPGEAFAHLDHLRHEGIVAYENGRYRLQDGSLAVTDLF; this comes from the coding sequence ATGGACCGTATTTCGCTTGGCAACGACGAATTCGAGGGCCGAAACAACGCGTACGTTCTCGCTGACGACACCGACGACGAACTCGCGCTCGTCGATACCGGCGTTGCTATCGATCCAGTCCGCCAGGATCTCCGCGAGGGCCTCGCCGAGCGCGGTTACGAGTTCGCCGACGTCGACGACATCGTCCTCACACACTTCCACGTCGACCACGCCGGACTCGCCGGCGAGATCCAGGCCGAAAGCGACGCGACGGTCTACGTTCACGAGGCCGACGCGCCACTGGTCGCCCAGGATCCGGACGCGGTCGCTGCCGTCGAGGATCGCCGCCGCCAACTCCTCGAGCAGTGGGGCGTTCCCGCGGCTGCACGGGAGGAACTCCTCGGTTTCTTCGAGTCGGCCGACATCGAAGGACAGCCGGCCGAACCGACGCCGATCGCGGACGGAGACGTGCTCGAGGTCGGTGGTCGATCCCTCGAGACGGTCCACGCACCGGGCCACGCGGCGGGGCTGTGCTGTTTCGAAACCGAGTCCGGCGACGAAGCGTTCGTCGGCGACGCCGTCCTGCCGGTGTACACGCCCAACGTCGGCGGTGCGGACGTGCGGGTCCAGCGCCCCCTCGAGAAGTACGTCGCCACGTTAGAACGGTTCGTCGATCGCGAGTACGATCGCGTCTGGCCCGGCCATCGCGATCCCATCGACGAACCGACCGATCGGGCCGAAACGATCCTCGAGCACCACCGGGAGCGAGCGGAAACGATCCTCGAGTTGCTCGGGGAGCACGGACCGGCCGACGCCTGGACGATCAGCGAACGGTTGTTCGGTGCCCTCGAGGGAATTCACATCATCCACGGCCCCGGAGAGGCGTTCGCTCATCTCGATCATCTCCGCCACGAAGGGATCGTCGCGTACGAAAACGGCCGATATCGGCTTCAAGACGGTTCGCTGGCAGTCACGGACCTCTTCTAG
- the gatB gene encoding Asp-tRNA(Asn)/Glu-tRNA(Gln) amidotransferase subunit GatB, protein MTAQTVQQGDLVTVIGLEVHVQLETDTKIFCGCSTEPSDEPNDNVCPVCLGLPGALPVLNEAAVEAAVKIGKAIDADIPEETRFHRKNYYYPDLPKNFQITQYDEPICQEGSLEVAVEGQRRTIEIERAHLEEDPGSLQHVGGGGGIDSAEYTLVDYDRAGTPLMEIVTAPDFRSPGEVRAFLAELEEVLEYLGVFDAERDGSLRIDANLSIIPTEEIDGDDTDEIGMDALEAANRTEVKNISSHKGAQKALAYEETRQKNAIQRGRAVEQETRHWDESRGITVSMRSKEEEKDYRYFEEADLPPLRVSNWKDEIEIPELPAARRERFQEEYGLSEEAASKLTSTKQVADFYEDVAGEFDPDLAATWVADNLLGELNYRDIEITGIEGRLEEIKRLVELVADDEITAKNARETVLRSMLDDGRTPDEVVAEEGLGKTGEDEVQQAVVEAIDENPDAVDDYESGDDGAINFLVGQVMQKTGGSADPGDVNQLLRAELEG, encoded by the coding sequence ATGACTGCCCAGACCGTCCAGCAGGGCGACCTCGTGACCGTCATCGGCCTCGAGGTCCACGTCCAGCTGGAGACCGACACGAAGATCTTCTGTGGCTGTTCGACCGAGCCCAGCGACGAGCCAAACGACAACGTCTGTCCCGTCTGTCTCGGCCTGCCGGGCGCGCTGCCGGTGCTCAACGAGGCCGCCGTCGAGGCCGCCGTCAAGATCGGGAAGGCGATCGACGCCGACATCCCCGAGGAGACTCGCTTCCACCGGAAGAACTACTACTACCCCGACCTGCCCAAGAACTTCCAGATCACCCAGTACGACGAGCCGATCTGCCAGGAGGGCTCACTCGAGGTCGCCGTCGAGGGCCAGCGCCGCACGATCGAAATCGAGCGCGCCCACCTGGAGGAAGATCCGGGCAGCCTCCAGCACGTCGGCGGCGGTGGCGGCATCGATTCGGCGGAGTACACCCTCGTCGACTACGATCGTGCGGGAACGCCGCTGATGGAGATCGTCACCGCGCCGGACTTCCGCAGCCCCGGCGAGGTCCGAGCGTTCCTCGCCGAACTCGAGGAAGTCCTCGAGTATCTGGGCGTCTTCGACGCCGAACGCGACGGCAGCCTGCGGATCGACGCCAACCTCTCGATCATCCCCACCGAGGAGATCGACGGCGACGATACCGACGAGATCGGGATGGACGCCCTCGAGGCCGCGAACCGTACGGAGGTCAAGAACATCTCGAGCCACAAGGGCGCACAGAAGGCCCTGGCCTACGAGGAAACCCGCCAGAAGAACGCGATTCAACGCGGGCGCGCGGTGGAACAGGAGACCCGTCACTGGGACGAGAGTCGGGGAATCACGGTCTCGATGCGCTCGAAAGAAGAGGAGAAGGACTACCGGTACTTCGAGGAGGCCGACCTGCCGCCGCTACGGGTCTCGAACTGGAAAGACGAGATCGAGATTCCGGAGCTTCCCGCCGCCCGTCGCGAGCGGTTCCAGGAGGAGTACGGTCTCAGCGAGGAGGCCGCTTCGAAGCTCACCTCGACGAAACAGGTCGCGGACTTCTACGAGGACGTCGCCGGCGAGTTCGACCCCGACCTCGCCGCCACCTGGGTCGCCGACAACCTGCTGGGCGAACTCAACTACCGCGACATCGAAATTACCGGGATCGAGGGGCGACTCGAGGAGATCAAGCGGCTCGTCGAACTCGTCGCCGACGACGAGATCACGGCCAAAAACGCCCGCGAGACGGTCCTGCGCTCGATGCTCGACGACGGCCGGACCCCCGACGAGGTCGTCGCCGAGGAGGGGTTGGGCAAGACCGGCGAGGACGAAGTCCAGCAGGCCGTCGTCGAAGCCATCGACGAGAACCCCGACGCCGTCGACGACTACGAGAGCGGCGACGACGGCGCGATCAACTTCCTCGTCGGGCAGGTCATGCAAAAGACCGGCGGCAGTGCGGACCCGGGTGACGTAAATCAACTTCTGCGGGCCGAACTCGAGGGGTAA
- a CDS encoding DUF2196 domain-containing protein — protein MASERPSAEELRRGMTVKIVQDDADPHSEDTEPIIGEVGTIYGDEPEGPHVKLKSGVVGHVQSVAHDE, from the coding sequence ATGGCCAGCGAACGACCGTCCGCCGAAGAACTGCGACGGGGAATGACCGTCAAAATCGTTCAGGACGACGCTGATCCCCACTCCGAGGATACGGAGCCGATCATCGGTGAGGTCGGGACGATCTACGGCGACGAGCCCGAGGGTCCGCACGTGAAACTGAAAAGCGGCGTCGTCGGCCACGTCCAGTCGGTCGCCCACGACGAGTAG